One Patescibacteria group bacterium genomic window, GATTTAGAGAAGATCACGGGCTTGCCCGTGGATGAATCTTCCGATAAATTCCTTTTGCCGAAGGCAAAAGGCGTTATATAGTACCACGCGCTTGCGCCTTGCGCGTGGGAATCTATATTCTGTATCGGGGTGTCACCCGATAATATTTATCTCTAGATATTAACCACAAATTGGCATTTAGTATTTTCAAAACCATAACAGTCGGTATATATCAATAGTCATTGACTTGTAAAATACTGTATTGTATAGTAATGCACAATGAGCATTAGGTTTTTGGATAAAATCGCTTATGAATTTGATTGGGATGAAGGTAATTCCGATAAGAATTTTCTAAAGCGCGGAATTTCTTGCAGTGAGTGTGAAGAGGTGTTTTTTAATGTCCCAGTTTTGTTTTTTTACGATAAAACACACTCACAAACGGAAGATAGATTTATTGCTTTAGGAACGACTGGAACAACATTAAATTTATTTATATCTTTTACAATAAGAAAAGAAAAGTTAAGAGTTATCTCTGCAAGAATTCAAAGCAAAAAAGAAAGGAGGATATTTTATGAAGAAACAAAACAAGATTCCAAAATTTAAATCCGAAGAAAACGAAAGAAACTTTTGGGACAAAAACGACTTTGCCAATTTTAAGGAAAGTTTTGAAAGAGTTAGCCTAGATTTATCAAATCTTAAACCATCAACTAAACCGGTAACTGTTAGACTTTCTAAACCGCTACTTTATAATCTTAAAGTGATGGCAAACAAAAGGGATGTTCCTTATCAATCGCTAATGAAGGTTTTTTTGGAAGAAAAGGTGCACGAGGAACTTAATACAAAAGTACGAGGAGCATAACTGTTTAAAAAATCTCGGTGTTGACGACTGCCTTATAGTGGGGTAAAGTACTAGAGTATGGAAAACACAAACATTAACAAAACTTATTGGTTTACCCATTATACACCAGCTAACCGCGGGTTTGTTTTTGCGTTGCTTTCATAAATATTAAGAAACGATAAGTAAAAACACAAAACCCGCGAAAGCGGGTTTTTTCTTTTTGGGTCAATATTATTAAGCTCTAGTTTAATGTACAAAAAATATATGAAAAACGAAAAACCAAAAGTTAGGGTAGCAAAAATAAATCTTGGAACAATAGAATTAAATGTTCCAATTATAGAAATAGGAAGCGGGTCAAAAACCGTTGGCGTTGTTATTGGTATACACGGGGTAGAAACTGGGGGGCTACTTGTCCTCAAGAGAATTTTAGAATCGCAAAACGCACTTAAAAACAAGCTAAAGATTGTGGCTTTGGCAAATCCATCTGGAAGCCTTCTTGGCAGTCGTTTTAATAGTCTTGATTTGCCGGTTGATATTAAAGACCCCAACAGGAGTTTTCCAGGAAACGCTAATGGTACGATTCAGGAGAGATTGAACAATCTATTATTAGAGGAGCTTAAAACCTGCAGTCTTGTTTTAGATATACACAATTTCTCAAATACTGGAAAACCGTACCCACTACTTATCGAACGAGAGATAAAAAGCGAAGTGGACAGGGTGTCAGAAAAATTTGTGGTCAACATGGGATTTACAACTACATATATCGTTGACTCAAAAGAATCGATTAAAAGAGGTTTTCTGGGAACCATAGGGCAGGTTCTTCTTGGAAAAAACATCGCCTATGCGTGTATCGAAATGCCTTTTCCCGACATAATAAAGGAATCGGACATAGATTCTCTTTCGAAGGGGGTTATAAATGCAACAAATTATTTAGACCTAA contains:
- a CDS encoding succinylglutamate desuccinylase/aspartoacylase family protein; amino-acid sequence: MKNEKPKVRVAKINLGTIELNVPIIEIGSGSKTVGVVIGIHGVETGGLLVLKRILESQNALKNKLKIVALANPSGSLLGSRFNSLDLPVDIKDPNRSFPGNANGTIQERLNNLLLEELKTCSLVLDIHNFSNTGKPYPLLIEREIKSEVDRVSEKFVVNMGFTTTYIVDSKESIKRGFLGTIGQVLLGKNIAYACIEMPFPDIIKESDIDSLSKGVINATNYLDLSKDRRKVGLKKIKTNLVRSDICGIFTPTKTPQEKIAKGEKVGEIFDPYTLKTIDVKSEFKGKLWVVKRQGFVRVGEFLYEVAYKI
- a CDS encoding BrnT family toxin, with the translated sequence MSIRFLDKIAYEFDWDEGNSDKNFLKRGISCSECEEVFFNVPVLFFYDKTHSQTEDRFIALGTTGTTLNLFISFTIRKEKLRVISARIQSKKERRIFYEETKQDSKI
- a CDS encoding BrnA antitoxin family protein, with the translated sequence MKKQNKIPKFKSEENERNFWDKNDFANFKESFERVSLDLSNLKPSTKPVTVRLSKPLLYNLKVMANKRDVPYQSLMKVFLEEKVHEELNTKVRGA